A region of uncultured Desulfobacter sp. DNA encodes the following proteins:
- a CDS encoding NAD(P)H-dependent oxidoreductase, producing the protein MKKIGIIVGSLRKESFNRSVGKYLASIAPEGYSFSFPDIGSLELYNQDLDDTPTAAWVKFRDEIKALDAVLFITPEYNRSFPGVLKNALDVGSRPYGQSVWSGKPGGIISVSPGAIGGFGAHQHLKQVLSYLNIYIMNQPEAYLGNIMASLNDSGQVIAENTKTFLTEYMDQFIKWIERF; encoded by the coding sequence ATGAAGAAAATCGGAATAATCGTTGGCAGCTTAAGAAAAGAATCTTTTAATCGTTCTGTGGGAAAATATCTGGCCTCAATTGCTCCTGAAGGCTATTCTTTCAGCTTTCCCGATATTGGCAGTCTGGAACTTTACAACCAGGATCTTGACGATACGCCCACCGCTGCCTGGGTTAAATTCAGAGATGAGATTAAGGCACTGGATGCCGTTTTATTTATAACGCCCGAGTATAACAGATCCTTCCCGGGAGTTTTGAAAAATGCCCTTGACGTTGGGTCAAGGCCTTACGGACAAAGTGTATGGTCCGGAAAGCCTGGGGGAATTATCAGTGTCTCTCCCGGAGCCATCGGCGGGTTTGGTGCCCACCAGCACCTGAAACAGGTACTCTCCTATCTGAATATTTATATCATGAACCAGCCAGAAGCTTATCTGGGGAATATTATGGCATCCTTGAATGATTCAGGACAGGTGATCGCAGAAAACACCAAAACTTTTCTGACCGAATACATGGACCAGTTTATTAAGTGGATCGAGCGGTTCTAA